The following DNA comes from Castanea sativa cultivar Marrone di Chiusa Pesio chromosome 10, ASM4071231v1.
ACATCCCTAGCAATAGAATATCACCCAGagaaaaaataagttgttaaaggcttctctttttaatttctttatttgagAATAGTGGGAAGGGTGCAACAGTTAaaatgatgaagcaatgaaaaGTTGGTGCATTTTCTTGTGATTGTGTACATATGCCagacaaaaaagaaatggaatagATTTCTTACCTTCGACCTGCAAGAATCTTGGCCATATTTCCATTGTTATTAGTGACAAATACATCACTCTCATCACAGACAATGTAGTCAATGGCAGCAAGGCgggaagagaaaggaagaaaaggctTTAACTCTTCATTGGCAAGAGTCTCCTTTGTATAAAAGTTTGGAAAGAGTTCCCTGAGAGGCTGCAGAgtctcttcaccaccatatatTTCTCCAGATGCAACATAGAGATATGTGTCATTTGCAAAACCAAGTGCTCGCAGCATCAAACCCACTTCATGAGGAGTAAGTGGGCATTTCCCTCGCTTCCGCTCTCCATCAGGGCTtaaatcctaaaaaaataatgagacaACATTTACTTCAGATTAGAAGAGATGGAAGATGTGATGCCCCAAATTGACTGGATATTGATTGAGTGTGTGTTGCGGGGGTGCGTGCTAGGTCCCACATCAGGCATATACTAGGTTAATCTGGGTTTTTTTAACAACAAAGAGTCTCAACTGTGACTAGACTAGTCCTTTTGTGGTATAATGTAGATGTAGCTAGCGATTCTCCTTGAGTTGTTACATAAGAATTATAATAGAAGTCACAAACCCATACAACATTACCAAATGTGTGTAGTCCCTTCATCCCACACACACCAAGGGGGAATTCCTTAGGGGTGGCCCCAAGATTTTGGTTGGGAGTTTTGAACCCAGATGTGATGTGAACacttcaaaacaaataaatattgcATATTTTACCAAGAAGTTTGACTTTTATTTGAACAACAATTTTTCATCATCAAGCTGTTAAGAAGAATATGAATATGTTAAGACCATAAATTATTAAGGATAGCAATCTCACTGGTAATGTTGCCCATCGTTTTCTTATTTCACCAAGCTCATATCTCTCTTTTTCACCCCCACCATAGTAACACCCGGAAAATGCTAGCATATCAGGTTCAAACCTGTCATAAAAACAGTTTCAGCCACAACAAAAGAACCTGAACATAAAAGcataaattcaattaaatgaaGACGTGCTATATGTATGTATCTATAGAGTATAGACATGTTTGTTTAACATTTCtatgttagtaaaaaaaagagGGCAGAAGACATAAGAGCACAATGCATAAGCAAACATCTATATGAGACGCATTTTCATAATACTGGAGGTAAGAGGTGGGAGAAAAGAAAGTAGTCTTATCATTGGCTTCTCTGATTTGGAATATTTAAGGTCAATAACAGTTCTAGGAACAGGGGATCTCCAAACAAGTCCAACTAGGGATTATCCACATATCAAATACAGACAACataaattttgtattcaatGTTATATGAAGAACATCGGTAAAGGACAGTTCTTAGTTTTATAATCAATTAttagtggttttttttcttttttcgattGGTTACTTAATAGTTAGTATCATATGgattaaaacatatatatacacacacacacactaaaattcattgaaaacataattttatcatatttggcACACTGTAACAACAATCAATTGAATTTCACAGGGCAATTAAAACTTTGCATGCTATGGATAATGTACATGTCTGCGGATGTCCAATAAGATAAAATTGAGAATATTGAGATTGGTTACATTAGTCACAGATAAATGTTTTCTGTTTGAGCATCCATGCCCCACAGATAATGGTTTAAAtgcaagttaaaattttaaaatatctgtccaattttatatttttttaagttacagGCACAACCCATCAACTCTTACCCCCTTTGGACTCTTATTCACAAAAGGAAAGAGTTACAGGCACAAACCTTAAGTGAATTGCAATGAAGCGTTTTGCCATCTGTTGCATTCTAAAAACTAGTCTTTGACCAAGCTCTTGTATAGGTTTTGTAAATCTTAAGGCATGATAATTAACCCGGCAACGCAACTTCTGCAGCTCTTCATCAAGATCATTTGCAAGTCTATAATCAAATTTCGTCAATTGCACTACCTGCAGAATTTCACGAGTGTTAATTGCCTCAACCTGCAGCAAACTGAAACCAATTTCAATGATGTACGATGCAACTAGAAAACCAGAATTCTGTATTGACATTTTTTGAATCAAATGCATTCtcatttcacccaaaaaaaaaatcatgactaTCGGTCTTCAAAGACACTGAAAGTTGTGCCCAAAAATGATTCTGAAACAAAAAGTTTGATTAGGAATATATactaacaaaattcaaaataagaaacatttattaaaattaagtGAAGTAGACTTACACGCCTCCTCAAAAGTATAGGGAGGACTTGATCAAGATAATATTCAGGGGCAGATTTCCTTGGGACGCGCATAGTATATGGAGGTTTTTCCATTGATCGCATGACTTTATCAGGAACTCTTCTGACAATGGTCACATCTTTTGCAAGAGTAGAAATAAACCAATCAACATCAAAAATGTTGATGAAGTCACTGCATGCCAAATAAGGTGTCCTCaataagataattattgttAAGTTGATTATCTCATCACAactgtggggggggggggggggtggggggtgtgAAATCACAATTAAGTCCCATTGCTAGCAGGTTTTAGAATATCAACTTACCTATCGTCCTTCCAGTAGGAATGATGATCCAACTCAGGTACAACTAATGTAGCATTCAGAATCCGTGCAACAACGACAGCATCTGTTATCTGAATGCAGGAAATATGGTCACCTCAATAAGGTTAGCATGTTCATTTTTTGGTATGAGTAAGTACTTCATTGTAAAGACAGAAAGATAGAACCTAGTTCAACCTCCCATCACAAAAGCCAAGCCAGAGTAAATAAATTTcgttttttttgaaaaaaggaaGTAAAGTTGGCAAATATATTGTCATGTGTTCTTGTAATTGACTAATATAACTTTTACTATATGGTATCAGGTGAAAATTTAGCAGATCAGAAGATAACTTCACTTACTCCTGTTCTTTGTTGGTTCAGTCCTCCACTTGTTGCAATAAGCAAATAGCCATTTGATGATCGTTCACGAACAGCAGCTAGATTTCAAATTAGCAGTGTTAGTGAGGGCAATAATTGAACATACGTAAATACATCTCAGGTGTTGAGTATGGGAATTTTCAAAAACGTGCTCTCACTATAAAAGATGAACTACTAAGAGTCAAATAATGCACATAAAATTTAAACAGCTACAGTGTTGCACTGGAAATTTGTTCTGAATTAAAAAAGCAGCAGCATCAGCAAATTGTTCAAAACTAAGATGGGTAGTGACAACAATAAACACAGATCCACACGCGCAAACACATGTTTATGGTTGTAAAATCAGCAAGGAGAAGCAGTCCAGCAAGTTTGACCTGCAAAATACTTTTCACAAAGAGAAGCTTCAACAAGCATTGTGAGCATCATGCCGGGGAACCAGTGAAGCAAACGAGGAACAAGGGTGGCAAACCTAAGCAAAAATTATATCGTAATGCACACACGCGTCTACAAGGAATTCAATCACTGCATTAAATTGATGAGCTAATGGACCTAACAAGCATGTATGGTAAATAATATCCTGCCTACATAAAATTGTATTAACTATTGctaatattcaaattaaaacaattgATGAGATAAAACACACAATAAGCGAAAACCGAATAGCGTAAAGAGACAAGTAATGGTATTTAGGCACAAGATATATAAAGAACTTAGACATGAACTTACGAGCAAAATGTCGGCCTCGCTCACTGCAACTGTAGAAGTACTTTGAGTACTTTGATTTCCATATGTCAATTGGTTCACGCCGACTCCCATCCTTCAAATTTTCCACATCAACTTAATtcatattacaaaaaaaaaaaaaacttctagaAGTTTCACAAAATAAACAGCTTTGTCATTTGCAATGTTTCTAACCCAGCACAATCTAATTCACAATTTAAACAAAGACACTAAAATAGAAacaaattgtgtgtgtgtgtgtgtgtgtatttgtggAGTCGAGAAAAATTACCAGTCTAGAGTAGAAGCTGCGCTTGACTAAGCGCTGAGAGTACCATTCAAGATCAGAGGCCACGTGGCCGGTGAAAAGCGAAATCAAGCCCAAACCGAAGAGCATTAAGCCGCAAACCCAGGACCATGAGATCGGCTTTCTCTGAAACGGCGTCGTGGTCGTAGTCTGCGTTGGTCTCGAACACACAACATGCTTGTTATTGCTTTCGCTGTTGGTTTTAgcgttggtgttggtgttggtgttggtgttggtgtttgTGTTATTGTTGTGACTGTTTTGGTTCTGTAACAAAGCCAGGTTCGCTGATATCACGCTAAACCTCCAGGCTTTGGCAATGCCCATCAATACCTAAATTTCAGCCCCTGATTTCATTGCTTAATTACTCCAAATGCCATTCCTCCATGGAGGTTAGTGTCTCTCAGTGATCAGAGTGAGTGTGAGAGGGAAAAGGGGTATGAGTGTAAATAATGTGAATGTGGAGGCTAGGAGGAGTCTGAGATTGAGGGATTTGCTGTTGTTGAAAAGTTGAAACCCTAATTTAGTTTCTATTTCTGTGTGTGAAATGTGAATCactgtgtctgtgtgtgtgtgtgagaattTTTGAATGTGGGAGAGACTGTTTTAGAggtttttaagagagagagagagagagaaagaaatgaagCTCCTTTTTGGTACTTATTAATTGGCTGtagtgaaatttaaaaattactgCCGGAATTTGATCAATTCTGTAATAATGAAAGTGAAATTGAAAATAGCTACGTACTCCGTAATCCGTATTAGGATTTGGGTTTTTCGATAACGAAAGAGATTAGAGCGCGAGTGACGGAGAGGTTCTCCGGATTATAAGGAACGGATAATAACGAACTAACGGCGactcatttcatttcttttactCCGTTCTGGGTATTTTACATTTCTTGGGGTCAAATTTGGCATTTAACACTTCTTCAAAATTTAACACTtctataacaaaaaatatacggaaaaatgtaacaaatgtcttaaaaatattagttcagaaaatatttttagaaatctatatatatatattaattaataaaaaaaaattagtttaaaaaatatttttagaaatttatatatatatatatatatatattaatagacaACTCTGagataaaattcatttaaattttaaattgaagtCTAATTCTGCATCACGTgtttcatctaaattttaaatttgtgtgtgaagtaaattattaggtgcaaaagttaaaaagtttaaatttaattagattctaaattaaattttaattggagttcaattttgcatcatgtgccccatctattttttttgattttgtgacaagtgaattattgggtgtaAATCCAAAGAGTCTagattcaattagattctaaatcataataataagaaaacattacatattttagaaatttatggcttaaaaaatgtgtaagttgTAATTCTTATACCAAATTTAATTtgaactcatatatatatatataattgtttttaaatatacatGTGCATATGCACAGGGTTacaaactagttttttttttttataaaagaaagtaACTAACTTTTCTTAtctcttttcatatttttcatgaaagtaatatctaaaatttcttaaaatagtccAATAACAAATACTCTAATGGTACCCgttaattgaaatataaaagtACTTTcatagtttattaaaaaataaaacacattgtGTTACGGATGGGTACCTTTACATTAAAAATGTGGTTTGTTtatctttctttaaattaaagtaaaattagcTTAATAGACACCATTGGACCTCCCAACTTGAAGAGTCCAAGTTTAATTCATTAGCATAATCCTGGTAAGTGTGGGAAGGGAGAACATCTGCATACACTTTAGATACT
Coding sequences within:
- the LOC142614019 gene encoding O-fucosyltransferase 29; translated protein: MGIAKAWRFSVISANLALLQNQNSHNNNTNTNTNTNTNTNAKTNSESNNKHVVCSRPTQTTTTTPFQRKPISWSWVCGLMLFGLGLISLFTGHVASDLEWYSQRLVKRSFYSRLDGSRREPIDIWKSKYSKYFYSCSERGRHFAPAVRERSSNGYLLIATSGGLNQQRTGITDAVVVARILNATLVVPELDHHSYWKDDSDFINIFDVDWFISTLAKDVTIVRRVPDKVMRSMEKPPYTMRVPRKSAPEYYLDQVLPILLRRRVVQLTKFDYRLANDLDEELQKLRCRVNYHALRFTKPIQELGQRLVFRMQQMAKRFIAIHLRFEPDMLAFSGCYYGGGEKERYELGEIRKRWATLPDLSPDGERKRGKCPLTPHEVGLMLRALGFANDTYLYVASGEIYGGEETLQPLRELFPNFYTKETLANEELKPFLPFSSRLAAIDYIVCDESDVFVTNNNGNMAKILAGRRRYIGHKRTIRPNAKKLSALFMARHQMDWETFARKVKSCQKGFMGDPDEMRPGRGEFLETPYSCICEKPFNDDETSYNGDHQSEQVAMESVAKIKFT